In Clostridium sp., one DNA window encodes the following:
- the argS gene encoding arginine--tRNA ligase has translation MDYKKIVVDRIKEHVDMKIDEIERLIEIPPRLEMGDYAFPCFQLAKVFKKAPNIIAAQLKEKINSEDFYKIENIGPYVNFFVDREVFAKDIISRILTEKNNYGSSSAGDGKNIVIEFSSPNIAKPFHVGHLFSTAIGNSLYKTMDFQGYNCIRINHLGDWGTQFGKLISAYKRWCDEDELNKDPIKELLRIYVKFHDEAEKDPSLEDEGRMYFKKLEDGEDEEVQLWKRFKDLSLKEFSKVYDELGVEFDSIAGESFYTDKMDSVIEEIDRCGLLKESNGAKVVMLDDYNMPPCIIKKSDGATIYATRDLAAAIYRKKTYDFDKCIYVVGLDQRLHFKQVFKTLKLMGNDWADSCIHVGFGLVKFSNKKLSTRHGDVIFLEDLLQRSIDRTLEIIKQKNPDLEDKEEVAKKIGIGAVIFTYLKNNREKDIIFDWNEMLSFEGETGPYVQYSYARGKSILRKAGKFDENVDYANMSSQEEFELVKILSEFNSSILSSINRLEPFIITRYVVDVAKIFNKFYNSCSILNTKDSNIKKFRLQLVEASCQVIRNGLYLLGIDVVEKM, from the coding sequence ATGGACTATAAAAAAATTGTAGTTGATAGAATAAAAGAACATGTGGATATGAAAATTGATGAAATAGAGAGGTTGATTGAAATACCACCCAGGCTTGAGATGGGTGATTATGCATTTCCGTGTTTCCAGCTGGCAAAGGTATTTAAAAAAGCCCCAAATATCATCGCAGCCCAGTTGAAGGAAAAAATAAACTCCGAAGACTTTTATAAAATTGAGAATATAGGTCCCTACGTGAATTTTTTTGTAGACAGGGAAGTGTTTGCAAAAGATATTATAAGTAGAATATTGACTGAAAAAAATAACTATGGAAGCTCTTCAGCAGGGGATGGTAAAAATATAGTTATAGAATTTTCATCTCCGAATATTGCAAAACCATTTCATGTAGGACACCTTTTCAGTACGGCCATAGGAAATTCTCTATACAAAACGATGGATTTTCAGGGATACAATTGTATAAGAATAAATCATCTTGGAGACTGGGGAACACAGTTTGGAAAGTTGATATCCGCATATAAAAGATGGTGCGACGAGGATGAATTAAACAAAGATCCTATAAAGGAACTTTTGAGAATATATGTTAAATTCCATGACGAGGCTGAAAAAGATCCTTCATTGGAGGATGAAGGAAGGATGTACTTTAAAAAGCTTGAAGACGGCGAGGATGAAGAAGTTCAGCTGTGGAAGAGATTCAAGGATTTGAGCCTGAAGGAATTCAGCAAGGTATATGATGAACTTGGAGTTGAATTTGATTCTATTGCAGGGGAGAGCTTTTATACCGATAAAATGGATTCTGTAATAGAAGAAATTGATAGATGCGGGCTTCTTAAGGAAAGCAATGGTGCAAAAGTTGTAATGCTTGATGATTACAACATGCCGCCATGTATAATAAAGAAGTCCGACGGAGCCACCATATATGCTACACGTGACCTGGCGGCAGCCATATATAGAAAAAAAACCTATGATTTTGACAAGTGCATATATGTAGTGGGGCTGGATCAGCGGCTTCATTTTAAGCAGGTATTTAAAACTCTGAAGCTCATGGGAAATGACTGGGCTGATTCATGTATACATGTGGGATTTGGACTGGTTAAGTTCTCCAACAAAAAACTTTCTACGAGACACGGAGATGTTATATTTCTGGAAGATCTTCTTCAGAGATCCATAGACAGGACACTTGAAATAATCAAACAAAAAAATCCGGATCTGGAAGACAAGGAAGAAGTGGCAAAAAAAATAGGAATAGGTGCTGTTATATTTACTTATCTGAAGAACAACAGGGAAAAGGATATAATATTTGACTGGAATGAAATGCTGAGTTTTGAGGGCGAAACAGGGCCTTATGTACAGTATAGTTATGCCAGAGGGAAAAGTATACTTAGAAAAGCAGGAAAGTTTGATGAAAATGTAGATTATGCGAATATGAGTTCACAGGAGGAATTTGAACTAGTAAAGATTCTCTCAGAATTTAATTCCAGTATATTGAGTTCAATAAACAGGCTGGAGCCGTTTATAATAACGAGATATGTAGTAGATGTTGCAAAAATATTCAATAAATTTTATAATTCTTGTAGTATATTAAATACTAAAGACAGCAATATAAAGAAATTCAGACTGCAGCTTGTAGAGGCGTCATGCCAGGTAATAAGGAATGGATTGTATCTGCTTGGGATAGATGTAGTAGAGAAGATGTAG
- a CDS encoding ribonuclease H-like domain-containing protein: MFIKKYSQMLKIPGNIFNEYNMNDIAYFDIETTGFDRCNDNIILISFGNFINHEEFSITQYFAEDLEDEGEVLYSFGHDILNYNNWCSYNGIAFDEPFICERMLKSNINFEPPKYHIDLYRRVRPYYRQLGMERCNLKTVEKYIGVNRRDQIDGGVSVDLYNEFLSTGDKKLEEVIMLHNYEDVLNLPKIHEFVYKIENNNSIVRNDSITQKQLKFLTSLLKKNHIEISFSINKMSKRSASRAIDYILKGGKNSEEIESISNNSY, encoded by the coding sequence ATGTTTATTAAAAAATATAGTCAGATGCTTAAAATTCCAGGTAACATATTCAATGAATACAATATGAATGACATAGCATATTTTGATATCGAGACAACAGGTTTTGACAGATGCAATGATAATATAATACTTATATCTTTTGGAAATTTCATAAACCATGAGGAATTTTCCATAACACAATATTTTGCAGAAGATCTTGAGGATGAAGGGGAAGTACTGTATAGTTTTGGACATGATATTTTAAATTATAACAACTGGTGTTCTTATAACGGCATTGCCTTTGATGAACCATTCATCTGTGAGAGAATGTTAAAATCCAATATAAACTTTGAGCCTCCCAAATATCATATAGATTTATATAGGCGTGTTAGACCATATTACAGACAACTTGGTATGGAAAGATGCAATTTAAAGACTGTAGAGAAATATATAGGTGTAAACAGACGTGATCAAATTGACGGCGGAGTAAGTGTGGATCTATATAATGAATTTTTAAGCACCGGAGATAAAAAGCTTGAAGAGGTTATAATGCTTCATAATTATGAAGATGTATTGAATCTTCCTAAAATACACGAATTTGTATATAAAATTGAAAATAACAATTCAATTGTAAGAAATGATTCAATTACGCAGAAACAGCTTAAATTTTTGACAAGCCTTCTCAAAAAAAATCATATTGAGATCAGTTTCAGCATAAATAAAATGTCAAAGAGATCTGCTTCACGTGCAATAGACTATATTTTGAAAGGAGGAAAAAATTCTGAAGAAATAGAAAGTATTTCAAACAATAGCTATTAA
- a CDS encoding CBS domain-containing protein, translating into MIGDIMRSDIVKLKPDDILSKALNVMHEHSVNGAPVIDENGKLVGMIVKADIYRFLIEEGHYDTCPVEWVMTKSVITANRHEEILDVAKRIRENDIIAIPVVDADEFVEGIVSIEDIVDYGIKKSQI; encoded by the coding sequence ATGATTGGAGATATAATGCGTTCTGACATAGTTAAATTAAAACCGGACGATATATTGAGCAAGGCATTGAATGTTATGCATGAACATAGTGTAAATGGAGCGCCCGTTATAGATGAAAATGGTAAATTAGTTGGTATGATAGTAAAAGCCGATATATATAGATTTTTAATTGAAGAAGGTCATTATGATACATGCCCTGTAGAGTGGGTTATGACAAAGAGTGTAATAACTGCCAACAGGCATGAGGAAATACTTGATGTTGCAAAGAGGATACGTGAGAATGACATAATAGCCATCCCTGTGGTAGATGCTGATGAATTTGTAGAAGGCATAGTGTCTATAGAAGATATAGTTGATTATGGCATAAAGAAATCTCAAATTTAG
- a CDS encoding FeoB-associated Cys-rich membrane protein: protein MIIEILITAAIVVLAIYIFVRSLHKKSSGSCSCGCNSCEISSKCSSKNKPHTKS from the coding sequence ATGATAATAGAAATTTTAATAACCGCAGCCATAGTTGTACTGGCAATATATATTTTTGTACGCAGCCTGCATAAGAAGTCCAGCGGTAGCTGCAGCTGCGGCTGCAATTCATGTGAAATTTCCAGTAAGTGTTCCAGTAAAAATAAACCTCATACTAAAAGCTGA
- the feoB gene encoding ferrous iron transport protein B has product MITAALVGNPNVGKTSLFNHLTGSNQYVGNWPGVTVEKKEGYLDDIRIVDLPGIYAMDTYSNEEKVAKNFLLNNNPDVIINIVDASNLNRNLYLTTQLKQFKKPIILVLNMMDSAEQNGINIDIEKLSKSLNVIVIPVIATKNKGIDILEETLKSRQFEYKSPEIKNFNFKTEKDAYSFIKDILDECITMPKTKPVSYTERIDRIVLNRFIAYPVFLLALFIIFKFTFSWVGQPIADGLGDFLSNTITPYLKDLLSGTSSWFSSLLIDGILAGVGSVIVFFPIIFCLFLGISFLEDSGYMARGALIMDKLMRKMGLSGKAFIPLVVGFGCSVPAIMSSRTLESEKDRKLTALLIPLMSCNARLPIYALFASALFAGNETEVVFSLYLLGIIMAFIIGLLFKNTIFKKDEEPFIIELPKYNVPDFKSLFIHTWEKAKGFLRKAGTIIFSMSVIIWFLSNFNLNGMVPMNESILFHIGNFISPVFSPMGYGSWQNAVSLIAGLMAKEIVIGTMGIIYGNNLAALLPHYFNPVSAYSFLVFVLLYTPCISAISTMKKEYGGKMTALSVTYQFILAWIVSLIVFRVGSLIF; this is encoded by the coding sequence ATGATTACAGCCGCTCTTGTAGGTAACCCCAATGTAGGCAAAACTTCTCTGTTCAATCATTTAACTGGTTCAAATCAGTATGTGGGAAATTGGCCTGGAGTAACAGTAGAAAAAAAAGAGGGTTATCTTGACGATATAAGAATTGTAGATTTACCCGGAATATATGCCATGGATACATATTCGAATGAGGAGAAAGTCGCTAAAAATTTTTTGCTGAATAACAATCCTGATGTAATAATAAATATAGTAGATGCATCAAATCTTAATAGAAATCTATATCTTACTACACAGCTTAAACAATTTAAAAAACCTATAATATTAGTTCTTAATATGATGGATTCAGCTGAACAAAATGGAATAAATATTGACATTGAAAAGCTTTCAAAATCATTAAATGTTATTGTTATTCCAGTAATAGCTACAAAAAACAAAGGAATAGACATACTTGAGGAAACACTTAAAAGCAGGCAGTTTGAATACAAATCACCTGAAATAAAGAACTTTAATTTTAAAACCGAAAAAGATGCTTACTCTTTCATAAAAGACATACTTGATGAATGTATAACTATGCCAAAAACAAAACCGGTATCATATACTGAAAGAATAGACAGGATAGTGCTAAATAGATTTATTGCATATCCAGTATTTTTACTTGCTCTCTTTATAATTTTCAAGTTCACATTCAGCTGGGTAGGACAACCTATTGCAGACGGACTGGGAGACTTTCTCTCCAATACAATAACACCATACTTAAAAGATCTTCTTTCAGGAACCAGCAGCTGGTTCAGCTCGCTTTTAATAGATGGAATACTTGCTGGAGTTGGGTCCGTAATTGTATTTTTTCCTATAATATTCTGTCTTTTCTTGGGAATATCATTTTTAGAAGACAGTGGTTATATGGCAAGAGGTGCTCTCATAATGGATAAACTTATGAGAAAAATGGGACTTTCCGGGAAGGCATTTATTCCACTTGTAGTCGGGTTTGGATGTTCGGTTCCGGCAATTATGTCCTCCAGGACACTTGAAAGTGAAAAGGACAGGAAACTGACAGCACTTTTAATCCCCCTCATGTCATGTAATGCAAGGCTGCCTATATATGCTCTGTTTGCATCTGCATTATTTGCAGGGAATGAAACGGAAGTAGTTTTTTCATTGTATTTACTTGGAATAATCATGGCATTTATAATAGGGCTGTTATTCAAAAATACAATATTTAAAAAGGATGAAGAACCTTTTATAATAGAACTTCCCAAATACAATGTTCCTGATTTCAAAAGTCTGTTTATACATACCTGGGAAAAAGCCAAAGGATTTTTGAGAAAAGCGGGCACAATAATCTTTTCAATGTCGGTTATAATATGGTTTTTATCAAATTTCAACTTGAATGGAATGGTACCCATGAATGAGAGCATTCTGTTCCATATAGGGAATTTTATAAGTCCTGTATTTTCCCCGATGGGGTATGGATCGTGGCAAAATGCCGTATCTCTCATTGCAGGATTGATGGCAAAAGAAATTGTAATTGGAACCATGGGCATTATATATGGAAACAACCTGGCAGCCTTGCTTCCCCACTATTTTAATCCTGTTTCCGCCTACTCGTTTCTAGTTTTTGTTCTTCTATATACACCCTGTATATCTGCCATATCTACCATGAAAAAAGAGTATGGCGGAAAAATGACGGCACTTTCTGTAACATACCAGTTTATACTGGCCTGGATTGTTTCTCTTATTGTATTCAGAGTAGGTTCTCTTATATTTTAA
- a CDS encoding FeoA family protein, whose protein sequence is MSICDLKPGQKAAIKSIHGNKKLAKRLLALGCIEGTEVVLKTCAPLGDPLVINFRGFDLAIRKNDAKNISILS, encoded by the coding sequence ATGAGTATTTGTGATTTAAAACCTGGACAAAAGGCAGCAATAAAAAGCATACACGGCAATAAAAAACTTGCAAAAAGGCTGTTGGCCCTCGGCTGCATAGAAGGAACAGAGGTTGTTCTGAAGACCTGCGCTCCACTTGGTGATCCTTTGGTAATAAATTTTAGAGGTTTTGATCTTGCCATACGCAAAAATGATGCAAAAAATATATCCATCTTATCTTAA
- a CDS encoding DNA topoisomerase III has protein sequence MNKILVLAEKPSVGKDLGKVLKCSRKNGGYIEGDKYIVTWALGHLVTLADPDAYDKKYKTWNLEDLPMLPVHLKTVVIKQSSKQFNVVKSQMNRKDVSEIIIATDAGREGELVARWIIEKSHVNKPTKRLWISSQTTKAINEGFKNLKPSSKYDDLYKAARCRAEADWIVGLNVTRALTCKYNAQLTAGRVQSPTLTMIVNREEEIKNFKPKDYYNIDVRTKYFTVKWTDKNGNGNLFDYEKARKIAKGLRGKSCRITDVTSSLKKQMAPKLYDLTELQRDANKIFGYSAKQTLSIMQRLYENYKILTYPRTDSRYISDDIVATLKERLKSISLGEYRIFVNEILKNGIKANKNFVDGSKVSDHHAIIPTDESIAVSRLSSEERNIYDLVVKRFIAVLMPPYEYIQIEIKSDIDGETFAYKGNISKKYGWKKIYKDNKSNEENILLEIKKSDVFDVLSVDINKLQTKAPARFNEASLLSAMENPQKYVKLDKIYAKTLNETGGIGTVATRADIIEKLFNMYYVERKGKEMIPTSKGKQVINLVPKGLKSPLLTAKWEKTLEEVSKGRKDPHSFLKDMRRYAVELVSDIKSSSDKFKYDNLTGNRCPNCGKYMLEVKGKYGIMNVCQDRNCGYRETVSKFTNVRCPECHKKLELRGKGDGQIYVCPNCSFREKLSSFNNRFRKNNASLNKKDTVKYMKKLNKQNDTPINSALADALNKLKEQ, from the coding sequence ATGAACAAAATATTGGTATTGGCTGAAAAACCATCTGTTGGAAAGGATCTTGGCAAAGTACTCAAGTGCAGCAGAAAAAATGGAGGTTATATAGAGGGAGATAAGTATATTGTTACGTGGGCTCTTGGTCATCTTGTCACTTTGGCTGATCCGGATGCCTATGATAAAAAATACAAGACATGGAATCTGGAAGATCTGCCTATGCTTCCGGTACATTTGAAAACCGTAGTTATAAAACAAAGCAGCAAACAATTTAATGTGGTGAAATCACAGATGAATAGAAAAGATGTTTCGGAAATAATAATTGCAACTGATGCAGGAAGAGAAGGAGAACTTGTAGCCAGATGGATAATTGAAAAGTCACATGTAAACAAGCCTACGAAACGACTTTGGATTTCATCACAGACTACAAAGGCAATAAATGAAGGATTTAAAAACCTGAAACCGTCATCAAAATATGATGATTTATATAAGGCAGCCAGGTGCAGGGCTGAAGCGGATTGGATTGTAGGACTCAATGTAACACGTGCACTGACATGCAAATATAACGCACAGCTTACAGCCGGGAGAGTTCAGTCCCCTACACTGACCATGATAGTCAATCGTGAGGAGGAAATAAAAAATTTCAAGCCAAAGGATTACTATAATATAGATGTGAGAACCAAATATTTTACTGTTAAATGGACGGATAAAAATGGAAATGGGAATCTATTTGATTATGAAAAAGCCAGGAAAATAGCTAAAGGTTTGAGGGGGAAAAGTTGCAGAATAACGGACGTGACTTCCAGTTTAAAAAAGCAAATGGCTCCCAAGCTATACGATCTCACGGAGCTTCAAAGAGATGCCAATAAAATATTCGGCTATTCTGCCAAGCAGACTTTATCGATAATGCAGAGACTGTATGAAAACTATAAAATACTCACTTATCCAAGGACGGATTCGAGATATATTTCGGATGATATAGTTGCTACCCTGAAAGAACGTTTGAAATCAATATCATTGGGAGAATATAGAATCTTTGTAAATGAAATATTGAAAAATGGAATAAAGGCAAATAAAAATTTTGTAGACGGAAGCAAGGTGAGTGATCATCATGCTATTATACCTACAGATGAGAGTATTGCCGTTTCACGCCTGAGTTCAGAGGAAAGAAATATATATGATTTGGTTGTGAAGAGGTTTATAGCTGTATTGATGCCGCCTTATGAATATATTCAAATTGAAATAAAATCGGATATTGACGGGGAAACTTTTGCGTATAAGGGCAATATTTCAAAGAAGTATGGCTGGAAAAAAATTTATAAGGACAATAAATCCAATGAGGAAAACATACTTCTGGAAATTAAAAAATCAGATGTTTTTGATGTATTATCTGTAGATATAAACAAGCTCCAGACAAAAGCACCTGCAAGATTTAATGAAGCATCATTGCTTTCAGCCATGGAAAACCCACAGAAATATGTAAAATTAGACAAAATATATGCTAAAACGCTGAATGAAACAGGGGGAATTGGTACAGTAGCTACGAGAGCAGATATAATAGAAAAGCTGTTTAATATGTACTATGTAGAGAGAAAAGGGAAAGAAATGATTCCTACCTCAAAGGGAAAACAGGTAATTAACCTGGTGCCCAAAGGATTGAAATCACCATTGTTAACTGCCAAATGGGAAAAAACACTTGAAGAAGTCAGCAAGGGCAGGAAAGATCCACATTCATTTTTAAAAGATATGAGACGGTATGCAGTAGAATTGGTTAGCGATATAAAATCAAGCAGTGATAAATTCAAATATGACAATCTCACAGGAAATAGATGCCCGAATTGTGGTAAATATATGCTTGAGGTAAAAGGAAAATATGGAATAATGAATGTCTGCCAGGATAGAAATTGCGGATATAGGGAAACTGTAAGCAAGTTTACAAATGTAAGATGTCCTGAATGCCATAAAAAGCTTGAACTGAGGGGAAAGGGAGATGGACAAATCTACGTGTGCCCAAACTGCAGTTTTAGAGAAAAATTATCTTCTTTCAACAATAGATTCAGGAAAAATAATGCCAGTCTAAATAAAAAGGATACAGTGAAATATATGAAAAAATTGAATAAACAGAATGACACTCCAATAAATTCTGCACTGGCTGATGCACTGAATAAACTTAAGGAACAATAA
- a CDS encoding AEC family transporter, with amino-acid sequence MIALNAAGSIFSIIIMISIGYILTCFKWLNDDISRVFSKLVCNVALPCLMISNIMGNFTKDKLEHIGKGLVIPVLSMAIGYVLAIAVSKIIKVKKGRIGTFRSMFFVSNSIFVGLPINMALFGTKSVPYVLLYYISNTVFFWTIGAYGITKDGINSDSSASIFSKNTLKRILSPPLLGFVLAIIFLFCEIKLPSFVMDTCKYLGEMTTPLSMLFIGITLYYVDLKKIKISLDIVAVLIGRFVVSPVLILILGSFFTVPNLMKQVFVIQAAMPVMTNTSIVAREYGADCEYAAVVTSITTILSMVVIPVYMVLIS; translated from the coding sequence ATGATTGCATTGAATGCGGCCGGAAGTATATTCAGTATAATAATTATGATTTCAATAGGGTATATTCTCACCTGTTTTAAATGGCTTAATGATGATATATCGAGAGTTTTTTCAAAATTAGTGTGCAATGTTGCACTTCCGTGTCTTATGATTTCCAACATTATGGGGAATTTTACAAAAGATAAACTGGAACACATAGGGAAAGGTCTTGTTATACCAGTTTTGTCTATGGCAATAGGATATGTACTAGCTATAGCGGTATCTAAAATTATAAAAGTTAAAAAAGGACGAATTGGGACATTTCGTTCCATGTTTTTTGTGTCTAATTCCATATTTGTAGGCTTGCCTATAAATATGGCTTTGTTTGGAACTAAAAGTGTACCGTATGTACTGCTCTATTACATATCAAACACTGTATTTTTCTGGACAATAGGTGCCTATGGCATAACTAAAGATGGAATAAATTCTGACAGCAGTGCAAGTATTTTTTCAAAAAATACATTAAAGAGAATACTTTCACCGCCACTTTTGGGATTTGTACTGGCAATTATATTTTTGTTCTGTGAAATTAAATTGCCATCATTTGTAATGGATACATGTAAATATCTGGGCGAAATGACTACGCCGCTTTCCATGCTGTTTATAGGTATAACACTTTATTATGTGGACCTTAAAAAAATAAAAATAAGTTTGGATATAGTTGCTGTTTTAATTGGGAGGTTTGTGGTTTCACCTGTCTTAATACTGATACTTGGCAGCTTTTTCACTGTACCAAATCTCATGAAACAAGTATTTGTAATACAGGCGGCAATGCCTGTAATGACGAATACGTCAATAGTTGCAAGAGAATATGGGGCAGATTGTGAATATGCTGCAGTAGTCACATCAATAACAACTATTTTGAGTATGGTAGTTATTCCGGTATATATGGTTTTGATATCATAG
- the ilvC gene encoding ketol-acid reductoisomerase: MEKLKVYYDEDANLDLLKGKKIAIIGFGSQGHAHALNLKESGLDVIVGLYKGSKSWKTAEEAGFKVYETAEAVKQADIITVLIPDEKQREVYEESIKDNLEEGNALFFAHGFNIHFNQIIPPKNIDVLMIAPKGPGHIVRREYTLGAGVPCLYAVYQDFTGKGKEIALAYGKGIGGTRAGVMTTTFRVETETDLFGEQVVLCGGISELIKAGFDTLVEAGYAPENAYFECMHEMKMIVDLMYEGGLNRMRYSISDTAEYGDYKIGKRIINENTRVEMKKVLKEIQDGTFAREWLLENKTGRPGFTARRRLEQNSPIEKVGKELRSMMSWIDENPSNE, translated from the coding sequence ATGGAAAAATTAAAAGTTTATTATGATGAGGATGCAAATTTGGATCTTTTGAAGGGAAAAAAGATAGCTATTATTGGATTTGGAAGTCAGGGACATGCACATGCATTGAATTTGAAGGAGAGCGGACTTGATGTCATAGTTGGTTTGTATAAAGGGAGCAAGTCATGGAAAACAGCTGAAGAGGCTGGATTCAAGGTATATGAAACAGCTGAAGCCGTTAAACAGGCCGATATTATAACAGTACTTATACCAGATGAAAAACAAAGGGAAGTTTATGAAGAAAGTATAAAAGATAATCTTGAAGAGGGAAATGCATTGTTCTTTGCTCATGGATTCAACATTCACTTCAATCAGATAATTCCACCTAAAAATATAGATGTACTTATGATTGCACCTAAAGGACCAGGACATATAGTTAGAAGAGAATATACACTTGGTGCTGGAGTTCCTTGCCTTTATGCAGTATATCAGGACTTTACAGGAAAAGGTAAAGAAATTGCACTTGCCTATGGAAAGGGAATCGGAGGAACTAGAGCAGGTGTTATGACTACGACATTCAGAGTTGAAACTGAAACAGACTTGTTTGGTGAGCAGGTAGTACTCTGCGGAGGAATTTCAGAGCTTATAAAGGCAGGATTTGATACACTTGTTGAAGCTGGTTATGCACCGGAAAATGCATATTTTGAATGCATGCATGAGATGAAGATGATAGTTGATCTTATGTATGAAGGTGGATTGAACAGAATGAGATATTCAATAAGTGATACTGCTGAATATGGAGACTACAAGATTGGAAAGAGGATAATAAACGAAAATACCAGAGTGGAAATGAAAAAGGTATTAAAGGAAATTCAGGATGGTACTTTTGCTAGAGAATGGCTTCTAGAGAATAAGACTGGAAGACCTGGATTTACAGCCAGAAGAAGACTGGAACAGAATTCTCCAATTGAAAAAGTTGGTAAGGAACTTAGATCCATGATGTCATGGATTGATGAAAATCCTTCAAATGAATAA